A window from Hemicordylus capensis ecotype Gifberg chromosome 2, rHemCap1.1.pri, whole genome shotgun sequence encodes these proteins:
- the RPL17 gene encoding 60S ribosomal protein L17 → MVRYSLDPENPTKSCKSRGSNLRVHFKNTRETAQAIKGMHIRKATKYLKDVTLKKQCVPFRRYNGGVGRCAQAKQWGWTQGRWPKKSAEFLLHMLKNAESNAELKGLDVDSLVIEHIQVNKAPKMRRRTYRAHGRINPYMSSPCHIEMILTEKEQIVPKPEEEVAQKKKISQKKLKKQKLMARE, encoded by the exons ATGGTTCGCTACTCGCTCGATCCAGAGAACCCCACAAAAT CATGCAAATCCAGGGGTTCCAACCTTCGTGTCCACTTCAAG AACACACGTGAGACAGCCCAAGCTATTAAAGGGATGCACATCCGGAAAGCCACCAAATACTTGAAGGATGTAACCCTGAAGAAGCAGTGCGTTCCTTTCCGTCGTTATAATGGTGGCGTTGGCAGATGTGCCCAG GCCAAGCAATGGGGCTGGACGCAGGGGCGCTGGCCTAAAAAAAGTGCTGAGTTCCTCCTGCACATGCTCAAGAATGCTGAGAGCAATGCTGAGCTGAAG GGTCTggatgtagattctctggtaattGAGCACATTCAGGTCAACAAAGCTCCCAAAATGCGCAGGCGAACCTACAGGGCTCATGGTCGCATCAACCCCTATATGAGTTCTCCCTGCCACATTGAGATGATCCTCACAGAGAAGGAGCAGATTGTTCCTAAGCCAGAAGAAGAAGTTGCTCAAAAGAAGAAG ATATCTCAAAAGAAACTGAAGAAGCAGAAATTGATGGCTCGGGAGTAA